A window of the Torulaspora globosa chromosome 6, complete sequence genome harbors these coding sequences:
- the RTS1 gene encoding protein phosphatase 2A regulatory subunit RTS1 (ancestral locus Anc_7.106), which yields MMRGFKQKLMKKASSSSSANGKRKEKEKEGAVDHKKSGTAAVAGGSTIGSSSGNGGGSSRSSLEKGRNGSAPSGASKHHSGSSGKSGKISSSSKSRSSSGSHGESAKSVRNATPTAGYVATDQNRSDSGSGMANNAAGTPAVMVTKDGSSLDSLQRVDDHPHSRSQPTLIGAAAAVPPTSPNLGINVESAQDYSVATRSSTSVSANTQSDSSPHGSPISPSGIDIPRLSHSFEKLPTPTKLNADTELDMIKIPQRHSSSRFEPSRYAQLTKLASFDDVSPEETIPLFIAKVDQCNTMFDFNDPSFDIQGKEIKRITLQELIEFIVTNRFTYTHEMYSHVVAMFKINLFRPIPPPVNPIGDIYDPDEDEPVNELAWPHMQLVYEFFLRFVESPDFNHQIAKQYIDQDFILKLLELFDSEDVRERDCLKTTLHRIYGKFLSLRSFIRRSINNIFLQFVYETERFNGVAELLEILGSIINGFALPLKEEHKVFLVRVLIPLHKVRCLSLYHPQLAYCIVQFLEKEPLLTEEVTMGLLRYWPKINSTKEIMFLNEIEDIFEVIEPLEFIKVEVPLFVQLAKCISSPHFQVAEKVLSYWNNEYFLNLCIENAEVILPIIFPALYELTSQLELDGVNGDDGTSDPYMLVEQAINSGSWNRAIHAMAFKALKIFLETNPVLYENCNSLYLSSVKETHKRKVQREENWQKLEEYVRKLKIGESNNDSERVPRNSDFNLEGQSADHSLAQLNPIQ from the coding sequence ATGATGCGTGGCTTTaagcagaagctgatgaagaaagctagtagctcttcatcagctAATGggaagaggaaggaaaaagagaaGGAGGGTGCTGTAGATCATAAGAAGAGCGGGACCGCGGCAGTCGCGGGCGGAAGCACGATAGGATCGTCTTCCGGGAACGGGGGtggaagcagcaggagcTCGTTAGAGAAGGGGAGAAATGGTAGTGCTCCTTCTGGGGCGAGCAAACACCACAGCGGGTCTTCGGGAAAGAGCGGTaagatttcttcatcgtcgaaaTCCAGGAGTAGCAGTGGCAGTCATGGCGAAAGCGCAAAGAGCGTGAGAAACGCGACGCCGACTGCAGGATATGTGGCAACGGATCAGAACAGAAGCGATAGCGGATCAGGCATGGCAAATAATGCGGCAGGCACGCCGGCGGTGATGGTGACTAAGGACGGGTCGTCTTTAGACTCGCTGCAACGCGTGGACGATCACCCACACAGTAGATCGCAGCCTACACTGATTGGGGCTGCGGCTGCGGTGCCACCGACTTCGCCAAATCTAGGGATCAATGTTGAATCGGCTCAGGATTATTCCGTGGCTACACGTAGCTCGACGTCCGTTTCAGCTAATACACAGAGCGATAGTTCGCCCCACGGTAGCCCCATCTCTCCATCCGGGATAGATATACCCAGGTTATCGCActcttttgagaaactgcCTACTCCAACGAAACTGAATGCTGATACAGAACTAGATATGATAAAGATCCCACAGCGCCATTCATCTTCAAGGTTTGAGCCCTCGAGATACGCACAGTTGACAAAACTTGCCAGCTTCGATGACGTGTCGCCGGAAGAAACGATCCCGTTGTTTATTGCGAAAGTAGATCAGTGCAATACAATGTTTGATTTCAATGATCCCAGCTTCGATATACAGGGTAAAGAAATTAAACGGATCACTTTGCAGGAGCTTATCGAATTCATAGTGACCAACAGATTCACTTACACTCATGAGATGTACTCGCATGTTGTTGCGATGTTCAAGATTAATTTATTCAGACCCATCCCACCACCAGTGAATCCCATCGGAGATATTTATGACCCCGACGAGGATGAGCCCGTTAACGAGCTGGCCTGGCCCCATATGCAATTGGTTTACGAGTTTTTCCTGAGGTTCGTTGAGAGTCCGGATTTCAATCATCAGATCGCGAAACAATACATCGATCAAGATTTCATATTGAAGCTTCTGGAACTTTTTGATAGCGAAGATGTTAGGGAGAGAGATTGCTTGAAGACAACACTGCATAGGATATATGGCAAGTTCTTGAGCCTGAGAAGTTTCATCCGTCGTTCCATCAATAACATTTTTCTACAGTTCGTCTACGAGACTGAACGGTTTAACGGTGTGGCAGAACTCCTAGAGATCCTCGGATCAATCATAAACGGATTCGCATTACCCTTAAAGGAGGAACACAAGGTTTTCCTGGTTAGAGTGCTAATTCCATTGCATAAAGTTCGCTGCCTATCGTTGTATCACCCACAGCTAGCATATTGTATCGTCCAATTTCTGGAGAAGGAGCCGCTGCTTACAGAAGAAGTGACTATGGGTTTACTCCGTTATTGGCCCAAGATCAACTCGACGAAAGAAATCATGTTTTTGAACGAGatcgaagatatctttgagGTTATCGAACCATTAGAATTCATAAAAGTGGAAGTACCTCTGTTTGTTCAGCTAGCCAAATGCATCTCATCACCTCATTTCCAAGTGGCTGAAAAAGTACTAAGTTATTGGAATAACGAATATTTCCTAAATCTATGCATCGAGAACGCGGAGGTTATTCTTCCTATCATTTTCCCAGCTTTATACGAGCTAACTTCTCAACTAGAGCTCGATGGTGTTAACGGCGATGACGGAACATCGGATCCCTACATGCTCGTTGAGCAGGCTATCAACTCCGGTTCGTGGAATAGAGCCATACACGCAATGGCATTCAAGGCcctcaagatcttcttggagacAAACCCTGTCCTTTACGAGAACTGTAACTCGCTTTATCTATCCAGCGTCAAGGAGACCCATAAACGTAAAGTtcagagagaagaaaactgGCAAAAATTAGAAGAGTATGTGAGAAAGCTTAAGATAGGTGAGAGCAATAATGACTCCGAAAGAGTCCCACGAAACAGTGATTTTAACCTTGAAGGCCAGAGCGCAGATCATAGTTTGGCGCAGCTAAACCCAATCCAATAA
- the SPO7 gene encoding Nem1-Spo7 phosphatase regulatory subunit SPO7 (ancestral locus Anc_7.104), which yields MISEITSDGTRQRVAAMTETEVPSMKLETGEALDGPRTSTSRSSYANGGTGMVERKRSNSRTSSGRNVKSSNDISSASKIFRNLLILEDDLRNQAHKQKVLRWQFTIFLSCLMGVAGFAFYELYFTGESVKGLHRYALQFVLLFIGVTVALFHLGGEYRRTIVIPRKFFTSTNKGIRQFNLKLVKVHSTWNERFTDFVRFTSRNVARLNISVLTGVCRLSDSNALVTFWTSVTVRSQPRIGAVDVKLVLNPRSFSAEVREGWEIYRDEFWAREGARRRVQVPSKT from the coding sequence ATGATTTCTGAGATCACCAGTGATGGAACCAGGCAGCGAGTGGCAGCAATGACGGAGACGGAAGTACCGAGTATGAAGCTGGAGACTGGCGAGGCGTTGGATGGGCCTCGGACTTCCACAAGCAGAAGCTCATATGCGAACGGTGGTACAGGTATGGTGGAGAGGAAGAGATCCAACAGTCGCACGTCGAGTGGCAGAAACGTGAAGAGCTCCAACGATATATCTTCTGCGTCCAAGATCTTTCGGAATCTGCTGATCTTAGAGGATGACCTGCGAAATCAAGCGCATAAACAGAAAGTACTGAGGTGGCAGTTTACTATCTTCTTATCGTGTCTGATGGGGGTCGCCGGGTTTGCGTTTTACGAGCTGTACTTTACCGGCGAATCCGTGAAAGGTCTACACAGGTATGCCTTGCAGTTTGTGCTACTGTTCATCGGCGTCACCGTGGCATTGTTCCATCTTGGAGGGGAGTATAGACGAACGATTGTCATCCCAAGGAAGTTCTTCACCTCTACAAACAAGGGTATTCGTCAGTTCAATCTCAAACTGGTGAAAGTGCATTCGACCTGGAACGAAAGATTCACCGATTTTGTGAGATTCACCAGTAGGAACGTTGCACGTCTCAACATCTCAGTGCTCACTGGTGTTTGCAGGCTGAGCGACTCGAATGCTCTGGTCACCTTTTGGACCAGCGTCACGGTACGATCGCAGCCACGAATCGGCGCTGTAGACGTGAAACTGGTACTGAACCCAAGATCGTTCAGTGCAGAGGTCAGAGAAGGCTGGGAAATTTACAGAGACGAATTCTGGGCTAGAGAAGGCGCAAGAAGGCGCGTGCAAGTGCCCTCCAAGACGTGA